CCTCTTCCGCCTCAAAGAAGATGCCGCCATCTTAAACCGGATGGGTTTTAATAATGAGGGTGCGGCGGCCGTGGCAGAGAATCTGCGCAAGCGCCGGTACAACGACGTCATCGGGATTAATATCGGCAAAACCAAGGTCACCCCGGCCGAACGCGCCGTGGATGATTACCGCCGCTCCGCTTCCGTGTTAGGCGGGCTGGCTGACTACCTGGTGGTCAATGTCTCTTCCCCCAATACCCCTGGGTTGCGGGACCTGCAGGCGGTCGAATCGCTGCGCCCCATCCTGCGCGCCGTGCAAGAATCCACCGATGTCCCCGTCATGGTCAAAATCGCGCCGGACCTTTCGGATGCCGATGTCGATGCCGTCGCCGATCTTGCCGTGGAGCTAGGCCTCGCCGGCATCGTCGCCACCAATACCACCATCTCCCGCGAGGGGCTTAGCACTCCCCGCGCGGAGGTAGAAGCCCTCGGCGCCGGTGGCATTTCCGGCCCACCGGTGGCCGAGCGCTCCTTAGAGGTACTCCGCCGCCTGAATGCGCGCGTTGGCTCGCAGCTTGTCCTTATTTCCGTTGGTGGAATTTCCACCCCGGAACAGGCGTGGGAGCGGATTTCCGCCGGTGCTTGTCTCCTCCAAGGTTATACCGGGCTCATCTACGGTGGGCCGGATTGGATTCGGGATATTCACCGGGGCATCGCCCAGCAAATTCGCGCCCATGGACTGAGCAATATTTCTGAGGCCGTAGGCTCCAACCTGCCGTGGAAGGCAACAAAGTAGTAGCTCGGTAGAAAAGCAAAAATGCCACGTGGTCCTACACGTGGCATTGTTTGTTGGCGGGGGCGGTTAAGAGGTCGCCATTACGCTGCGCCGCAAGATCAAGGCACAAATGGCGGACATACCGGCATAAAACAGCAGCCAATACTGCTGCTGAATCAGCAAATCGTGTTGCGGAAGAAAGCGACTAGCAATAATCAAGAGCACCGCCACCGCCAAGGCGATGATCTGTGCGCGGCTACCGGCATGCTCCTTGCTCATCGTGCTGAAGGCACCCACCATCACCGCTGCAATAATGATCGCGAGGTTGCTGTAGGTCCAGACAAAGGGTGCGCCCCACCCATCACTAAAAACGGAAATGAGGGCGAACAGGACCAACACAAAAGCGACGACCAAAAAAGCGCCGCCCACCCGCAGCGCTGCGGGTGGGGTCACGGGATCTTTAGAAGCGGAACTCGCCATTATTTGGCCTCGTACCAACCCCAGAGGATTGCCCGGCCCAGTGCATGGAAGTGCAAGTTGAAGCCGAGGACGGTGGGGGAAGAATCTGGATCGATATCAAGTTTTTCGACGTCTACGGCGTGGACTGCGTAGAGGTAGCGGTGCGGAGCGTGGCCGGCCGGCGGGTTGGCACCGAAGTGGGTGCGGTTGCCGGAATCATTGCGCAGGCTAATAACACCGTCGATGCCAAGGTCCTCTGCCGCACCGGCATTGGTGGGCAGCTCCGAGACATCGGTCGGGATATTAAAAGCGGCCCAGTGCCAGAAACCGGAGGCAGTCGGTGCGTCCGGGTCAAAGCAGGTAACCGCTAAAGACTTGGTTCCCTCCGGCAGTCCGGACCATGCCAGCTGTGGGGACACGCTTTCCGGCGCGCGGTGCTTTTCTGGAATCTCATCGCCTTCTACCAAGTCGGTAGAAGACAGCCCAAAGCTGGGGAGATCGCGCAGCGGGGCGTACGGGTCAGGTCCGGGGAATCGAGTGTCATCTGCATAAGAAGTCATGTACCCCTTTGTACCGCAGATCACACGCGCTTGTCGATGTCCCTCCCACTCACCCCACCACCGTCCAGCTGGGTTCAAACCGTGCTCCTATGTAGGCGCTGCGGCCGCCCAAGTTACAAGGATGTATTTAACCGCTTTGCGATCGTCCGTTTTATGAGCGTTTACCTGGCGATTTGTATTCCAACGGCCGAACACGATAAAGTTTCGAGGTGCCCAACCGAGAGGTTGCAAACACCCTGCCCGGGTGGCGGAATGGCAGACGCGCTAGCTTGAGGTGCTAGTGTCCTATTAACGGACGTGGGGGTTCAAGTCCCCCTCCGGGCACACTGTGAAGTCTCGAGACATCGTTCCTAAGGTGCCTCGAGATTTTTCTATAAGTACTGCTCTTTTCTAAAAGCACGGCCGCGCCGACTACGATACGAACGCATGACCACTTTCCGGGATTGGATACGCAGCTTTGGCAGCTTCTGCGTTCAACTCGCCCACTCTGCGTGGGGCTCAGTCCGCGCGTGGTCACCGCGACGCTGGGCGCTTATCATCGCGCTCGCGCTTGCTGGAGTTGCGCTTTTTATCTGGCTCGACATTCCCGATCTCTCCCAGATGCGGGCCGCCGCTACCCGCCTTGGCGCGTGGTTTCCGGTTACCTTCACGCTAGGTTATGTCATATTTACGCAATTTCCCCTGCCTCGGACCATCTGGACGGTTGCAGCAGGCATCCTTTTCGGCCCCTGGCAGGGTCTTGCCATTTCGCTATTCGCGCTCACAATATCGGCCGTATTATCGCTGCTGATTGTGCGCAGCCTGCTCGGAGAATGGATCAGGCCGCACCTTGCCCACCCCGCGGTTTATACCATCAATGCCCACTTGGAGCGGCGCGGTTGGCTGGCCATCGCTTCCCTGCGCATGGTCGCGGGGGTGCCCTTTAGCCTCCTCAACTACGTCGCTGCGCTTACCCCCATCAGCGTTTCGCACTTTACGGTGGCTACGTTTCTGGGCTCGATTCCCACTACGGTCATCGGCGTCTTTTTCGGCGATGCGCTTACCGGTACGGCCAGCCCTGGGATCATCGCTGCCTTTATCGTCTTTGCCCTCGCCGGCATCGGCGGGCTTGTACTCGATTCGCGCCTGCCGACTCCCGTCCAGTCAAGGTTAAGCGATAGACTGTAACGAACTGCTCGCAATAAAGGAGGATCCTCGTGCTCGCTGTCCATGCCCGCTACCGTGGGCGTTCCGTGCGCCGCGCTGAGCTCGTGCAGCGCTCGGCGGCCGCGCTATCCACCCTCGAGGGCGTCGGCGAGTTTCACGTCCTTGGCGTGGAGGATGTTTGCGCCGTTGTCGATTCCGCCACCGCGGTGTGTGAGGTCGTCATGGCCTTGCTTGCCGATGGCGACTGGGCCATCGGCATCGGCATCAGCCCCGGCAACCAGGCAGACGAAGACAGCGCACGCCACGTGGCCACCGCGGCGCTGAAAAATTCCGCGCGCATGGGGCAGGTCTACACCAAGCTCAATAAGCGCGGCCGTTCCGCGGAGGCAAGCGATATCGCCGCCGCCTTCGCGCTCATTGGATACGTTTTGAATAAGCGCACCATCGAGGGCCGCGAGGCGACCTCGCTCGTAAGGGCGGGGCTCAATCAAAATGAGGCCGCGGAAGAATTGGGCATTTCCAAACAGGCGATGTCCCAAAGGCTGCAGGCTGCGGGCTGGAGCGCCGAGATGGCCGGGTGGCAATTGGCGGTCAACCTCATTGAACGGGCCAATCTAGCCTAGGGCCAGAAAGATCGGCCCGCGGCGGCTTAGACAAGGTCTGATTTGTGCAGCTCCGGCGTGGTCACAAAATCCACCAGCCGCTCGACCGCCCCGATAAGGCTCGAGTCCAAATCCCGGAAAGAATGGACCGCGTTATAAACGTGGCGCCACCCATCGGAGGGATCAGACCATCCCACGCGGCGGCAAATCCCCGTTTTCCAATCTTCACCGCGCGGTACCTCCGGCCATGCTTGCAGGCCTACCCGTTGCGGTTTTACTGCCGCCCAAATATCCACAAAGGGATGGCCGGTGACTAGAACGTGTTCCCCCACTGACTCAGTCATTCGCGTTTCTTTCGACCCCTTGACCAGGTGGTCCGCGAGCACGCCGACCCGGCGGCCAGGGCCAGGCTGAAATTCGGCGAGCCTTTCTTCGAGGTTGTCCAAGCCTTCTAGGTATTCCACGACCACGCCTTCGACGCGCAGATCGTGCCCCCACACCTTTTCCACGATGGCGGCATCGTGGACGCCTTCGACCCAAATGCGCGATGGCGCTGCCACCTTGGCCTCCACGTTTTCTACCCGCCTAGAACCCGAATTCGATTTGCGGGGTGCTTGCTTGGGCACGTACCTCGTCAGCGTCACCGGCTGACCTTCTACTAAGAATCCGCCTTTAATGAGGTTAAATACTCGCTCTACACCGTGGCGGTCCTCTAGCCGCACGACCTCACCAAAGACGGTCTTATCCACGCCTAAAACGGCGCCCACGAAATCATCACCGCGCACTTCTACCACCATGCCCGGTTCTGCCGGCACTTCTGGGTACTGGGTGGGCTTGCTGCGTCGGTGCCCAGCAAAAATATCTCCGCCATAAGGATCTAAACTCATGGCCCGATAGTCTATCTACTACACTTGCTCGCCATGGATATGCGCGCCGAAGTGTGGTCCCCTCTCCAAAACTCCGCCATTTGGCTCGCTGCGTGGTTGTGGGGACATGAGACAACAGATGAGCTGCTCGATGCCCTGACGGAACTGGGCGGGCGCCCCGAATGCGTCGATGAATCCCCCCTCATCGATTTGCTCGCCCTGCTGCGCGCCGAAACGCAAGAGCTCACCTCTCAGCCAGGCGCGGGCCGGGAGCCTCTCCTCCGGCTTATTTTATCTGGCCCGGGTGAAGCGCCGGCGCTTCCTGCGGGCTCAGAGTCTGCCCGTGCGGCGGCGCAAAGTTCAGCGGGCGCCATTGTGGTGCGCACCAATGATCCGGAAGCCTCGCTCGTTCTCATCCCCCATCCCCGTCAAGCCCACACGGCATGGCAGGTGATTCGAGAGGATCAGCCGCTGCCCTCGCCTGCCTGGCTAAGCCCCGGCGAGGCGGACGCATTGTTGACTAAGGCAACGGATGAATCCGCCGACCTCATTACGGCCAGCGGCTACCAGTCCACCGCTCTTAATAATCCCCGGCTCACGGTGGGCACCTTGAGCGATTTCTATGACACGCCCGGCCTGCCCCCGGCCACCCCGCCACGGGCTGCAAAACTCTTTGCGCGCGCGGACCGCGTTGCCGCGATCATCGAAACCGTCACGGATAGGATTAACGATCACAGCCTCGATCCGGAGCTTCTCCGACTGTGGCGCCATATCCGGCAGGCGCGGATGACGGGAGTGGCTTATTCGGCAGCGGAATTCGCCCGCTAGAGCAGGCTCTTTTGCGGGCCCGTTAGTGAGCGCGGATATCGCAGCAGCCCGCAGCGCAGGGAGCGCCGTTGGTGGTGCACCCCTGGACGGTGACATTCCCGCTGGTCTCCCACGGCTGCCCCTGCTCGAGTTCTTCCACCAGATCCACGATCATGGCCGCAAACCGCTGGGAGGGGCCAGCGGTACGGGCGCGTTCGACCTGTACGCCCATTTCATCGGCAGCGGCTTGCAGCTCAGAATCCAAGTCCCAGATGACCTCCATGTGATCGGAGATAAAACCGATGGGGCACACCACGACGGCGTCTACCCCGTCGCGGTCATGGATTGCGGTGGTGTGGTCAACGATGTCTGGTTCCAACCACGGCGTCTTCGGATTGCCGGAGCGCGATTGCCACACCAAATCGTAATCCGAGATTCCGGCGCGCTCGGCCACCAGGCGGGAGGCTTCGGCTACTTGCCGGGAGTAGAGGTTCTTGTCCCCGTCTGCCCCGCCGACATTATCGTGTGCATTCGGCACGGAGTGCGCCGTAAACAGCATGCGCGCGCTGCCCATCTTCTCGGCGGGGATACGCTGCCAGGCCTCGGCGACGGCATCGACCATCTCCGCAATGAACTTGGGGTGATCATAAAATTGCCGAATCTTGGTGAATTCGATTTCTGGCAGCCCCTTATCTGCAAGGTGCTGGCGCATCGCCGCAATGTCCTCATCGTATTGCCGGCACGCGGAGTAACCGCCCCAAGCCGAGGTGGCAAAGACGGCCACGTTGCGGATCCCTTCTTCCGCCATTTTCTCTGCGGTAGCCGTACCAAAGGGGTGCCAGTTTCGGTTGCCGAAATAAACCGGTAGATTATGTCCGCGTTTTTTCAGCTCGCCTTCGACGTTATGGATAATTTCCCGATTCAGGCCGTTGATCGGGCTTACCCCATCAAAGTGGTAATAGTGCTTGCCCACTACTTCTAAGCGCTCGCGCGGAATGCCGCGGCCCCGCGTCACGTTCTCTAAAAACGGAACGACCTCCTCGTTTCCTTCCGGGCCACCGAAAGAAAGAACGAGGAGGGCGTCGAATTTTTGGGCAGGATGCTGTGCGTCAGTCATGCCCTAAATAGTAGCAACCACAAGGCTAAGAATTAGAGAAGGCGCACGACATCCGGAGTCGCACCAGCCCAGCGCACAGGGGAGACCTGTACGTTCTGCCCAGACTGTGGGGCCTCAATCATTTGGTCGTTACCCAAGTAGATTGCCACGTGCTGGCTGCCGCCGGCACCGTAGAAGATGAGGTCACCGCGTTGCATGTTATCGCGCGAGACCTTATTGCCCATTTGGTACTGCGCACCAGAATAGTGTGGAAGGTCTAGGCCGGCCGCGGCGAACGCGTACTTAGTCAATCCAGAGCAATCAAAGCCGGTGCGGCCGTAGTCGCCAAAGCTATCGGCAATGCCGCCATCCCGGAGGCCACCGGTGGGGCCATTATTGTCGCCACCGCCCCACACGTATGGGGTTCCGATCACAGATTCTGCGCGAGCGATGACCGCCTCAATCTGGCTGCTGTTGCCCGGGGCAGCGCTGGATGGGGTTCCCGATCCCTGACCGAAGGCAGAAGGATCAGTGCTTGCCGATGGCGCTGTATCCGGGCTGCCAATCCCCAACAGGTCCGCAGAACCCGCCATCAGCGCCCGCACATCGTCCTGATCGACGGCTGCGGCGAGCTCGCCGGCAATATCCATAACGTCCGATGCCGAGGATCCGGTGCCGTAGTCCACCGTGTTAAAGGACGGCGTTGCCCCCTGGTTAAGCGCGGTGCCGAACTCTGCCTTCGGGGTAGTCGAGTGAGCCTGCCCCTCTACAGCGGCGCCATCGTTGGCCGCCTCAGGTAGTGGTGCTTCATCCGGAACGATTTCGTCGGTAAAGTCTTGACCCTTGTCTTCATTCAAGCCTTGGGACTTGACGGGATCATCGGCAAGCGCATCCGCATCTACCCTAAAATCAAGGTTATTATCTTGATTTTGCGCACTTGGAAGGTCGCCCTGGTGGGTTACTTCCCTTGCCTGCTGCTGGTGTGCAAAGGAGGCCTCGGCGAAGTTGCGCGTGGCATTCATTTGCGCTTCCCGCTGGGCCAAGTTGCGGCGGTGCTCAACCAATGCCGACTCGGCCGCGCGCTTCTCGGCATACGCCTGGTCAAGTTCTGCCGCATCGTCTGCAACCTCCGGATCGGCCGAAAGCTCGGCGATGCGGTCCGTCGCGGCCGCCGCTTGTTCCTCTGCCTGGTCGAGCAGCTGCCGTAGCTGATCTACTTCCCGCTGCTGAGCATCAACATTGGATACAGCGCGGGCGATGGAGGCATCGGCATCGGCCTGGGCGGGATCGGGGTACTCTTCTGCTCCCGCGGGAGCGACGGCGGTCAGGGGTGCTAGCGCTGCGGTACCTGCGACTGCAGCAATGATTGCGCGAACGTGTCGAATGCGCGGTAAACGAATGGTGGCCACTGGAATTCTCCTTGTTGGACCACCTTCCTTTTTAAGATTGGGACACAATGAGCCGTAAATGGACATAGGAATGCCCGAGACCCTTAGCTTGCGCATTTCGCACAGCAGTAAGCCCTGAGTCTTTAGTGGAATATTCCACATCCGATAGCTACCTACCCAGAGGATTATGGGTAGGCGTCATCGCCCTGGCAGCCCTCGGCTCCAGGAGGTAAACGGCACATGTGCCCGAAAATCTAGAGACTTCACCTAGGGAGTGCGCACGTCTAAAGCCCTATGCACTGATGCTTAACTGCGCTGCCTCACCGGCTCAATGCCCATCACTCGCTACTATTTCCCCATACCAGCGACGTATATGGTGCACTTCTCCCACGTGTCCTACGCGGTTTATTGTGAGCGTGAGCGCCCTAGACTTGCGGGAAGCATCTACGCTCCCATCGCAGTGCCAATCCGGGAGATCCGGGATTGGCGCATCTTCATTGAGCTTCGCTTATAGTGTGCGGTGAGTTTGGGTAGCTGACAGAGTCCAGGCCCCCTCGCACGCTGCGCTTGGCATAGTGAGAACTGCCCTATGATCCTTGGCGCGACTCGCCGCGGCGCAGTGAAAGTACAGCTCCAAATCTGAGCTCATCCCTGCGAGGGCAAGCGGCCACAAACCATGAACAGGCCACACGATGCTGGCCCTAGTGTGATTTCGGTTCCCTCTTTCTCTCATTCTGCGCGTACCCGACTGCGCTCCTCCGCGAACCTTGCGACTGGGTCCCGCTTCTCCGGGAATCCAACGTTGAAGGGTTCAGGGAGAACCACATCCGCATACCCACACGATGGAGCTCTAGCGAACTCGTCTCACCACTTTTAAGGAAGGTGGGTTGATGTTTATTTTTTCGAACATTGTCATCGCTCAAGTGAAAAGTTTTTCTGCCCTCCCGTTCGAGAGGTCCCTCGTGGTTCATTGACTTCCAAGTACCGCCAATTCCTCGATTCCCGCGAGGCGTGCTTCCCCACATACCCGTGTGAATCTTCAATTGACCGTCAAGGCTAAGCCCATGAACTCAAGAAGATATTCATGTCCCTTGAGTCGACACTCGAACCATACGTCACGACACGCCCTTTTCGCACACATTCCACTTAATTACGTGGAGTCAAGTTAAACCACATGACACGACAGGCGTACCTAACCTGCAATGATTTTGTTACCATCCCGTTATTGTGATGTTCATCACTTCAATTTTAAGATTTCATGGCCTCCCGGCCGTAGGCGTGGCCAAAATCGGGGCCGATTCACCACTCGAGAACCACTCCCCCGGCCACAGTCAACCACTAAACCTTTACTTCGACCCCTCCCCCGCTCCCCTAGCTTCTTTAGACGTGTGCAGTTTCCTTCACTCGCGGGCGCCCGGTGTCGCTCGACGGACACCTATAGACACCCCCACTATGACGCCGCTGCTTGAAGATCATTTTCTATAAATCTCGGCGCGGCTTCCCCACACCTTTCGGCGTGACGGGCCACAGGGAATCATTCACCCTTGAAATTTTGGGCCCGCATCGGCGGATAATTTTGGGCCGTGCTGGAGTCTCAAAGAACGGAAAATGTCCACTATTTTTTCGAACAAACATATCCGGAAACTGGCTAGTTTTGAGGCTCTTTTCTCCCTACTTCTGACTCCCCTAAGGAGTTGCTACTTACCCTCGCGTCTCGTGGTACCGGGAGGTGCGCCGGTAACTTAGGCCACCCAAAATCAGGGCGAGAATTAAGACGGCGACGACGATCGCGATCATCGGAAAGCTGCTGTGCTCAAGCCCCGCGTAGTACCGCTCTAGGAGATCGACCTGATTGAGCCCCGGCGTTAACTGAGCTTGGGTGGATTCAATATCCGCGCGGCTATAGTTCTCGCTGACCGAGGAAACATGGCGTGGGGTCTGCACGATGACGGTCTGCAGATCCGTAGCGTCATAAAGCTCTTGTGCAATATCGCGCACGTCCGCAGCCTTGGAGACAAAAACATCAACGACAGCGAGCCCGTCACCCTCACGCAGTTGCTCGGCGACGTGTTCATTCAGCTGAGCATCCGATTCCAAGGAGGGGGCGGAGTAGGCCACGCCGTCCTGCTTGAGCTGCTGAGCTAGCTGCGGGATGTCCACTTCATGTGGAACCATTCAATCCCCTTCCCTCTTCTTTCCTATTACAGGGGCTTGCGCACCCGAGATCGGGGGTTGTGCACTGCGCTTGTGCCTGGGCCAATCTTTTCTAAAGATAAAGGTTACCGCGGCCGTTCGCGCAGTTAACGCGCCGAGAGCCGCCAATAACTTTAAACAGAACGCTTGTCCCGTTACAATGAGAGCAACGGAAGGTTTTTACCTCTACAATAAATAGGTGAACCATCGCGTTCTTTGCCGTCTTTGGCACTGCGGGCCCCATGGCTTCGTCGCAACCATCAATTGGTCGCACGCCTTTTGCTTATCCCGCAACTCCAGCAGGCGGCGAGTACAAAACAGAACACACTGTTTATCAACAAGGAATGGAGCTCCCTGTGACTGAAAGCTTGAACTCCTTCGACGCTAAGAAGACCCTTGATGTCAACGGTAAGTCTTACGACTACTTCGACATCAACACGGTTCCTGGCATGGAGAAGTTGCCGTACTCCCTCAAGGTGCTGGCAGAAAACCTGCTGCGCAATGAGGATGGCAAGAATGTAAACGAGGACCACATCAAGGCCCTTGCCAATTGGGACCCAAAGTCCGAGCCGGATACTGAAATCCAGTTCACCCCGGCCCGCGTCCTCATGCAGGACTTCACCGGCGTTCCCTGTGTCGTCGACCTCGCAACCATGCGTGAGGCCGTGTCCGCTCTTGGCGGCACGCCAGACCAGGTGAACCCGCTGAACCCTGCCGAGATGGTTATTGACCACTCCGTTATCGTTGAGGCCTTTGGTTCCACCGACGCTCTTGAGAAGAACGTCGAAATCGAGTACCAGCGCAACGAAGAGCGCTACCAGTTCCTGCGTTGGGGTGCTGAGAACTTCTCCAACTTCCGCGTTGTTCCTCCGGGAACCGGTATTGTCCACCAGGTCAACATCGAGTACCTGTCCCGCGTTGTCTTTGACAACGAGGGCCTTGCATACCCGGATACCTGTATCGGTACCGATTCCCACACCACCATGGAAAACGGCCTGGGCATCCTGGGTTGGGGCGTTGGCGGCATCGAGGCAGAGGCTGCCATGCTCGGCCAGCCGGTATCTATGCTCATCCCGAAGGTCGTCGGCTTCAAGCTGACCGGCGAAATCCCGACCGGCGTTACCGCAACCGACGTCGTCTTGACCATTACGGAGATGCTGCGTGAGCACGGCGTTGTCCAGAAGTTCGTAGAGTTCTATGGCAACGGCGTTAAGTCCGTCCCGCTGGCTAACCGCGCCACCATCGGCAACATGTCGCCTGAATTCGGTTCCACCGCGGCCATCTTCCCCATCGACGAAGAGACCACCAAGTACCTCGAGCTCACCGGTCGCCCGCAAGAGCAGATCGACCGCGTGGAGCAGTACGCCAAGGCCCAGGGCATGTGGCTGGCAGAGGACACTCCGGAGCCGGAGTACTCCGAGTACATCGAGCTCGACCTGTCCACCGTTGAGCCGTCCATCGCCGGCCCGAAGCGCCCGCAGGACCGCATCCTTCTTTCGGAGGCCAAGGAGCAGTTCCGTAAGGATCTGTCCAACTACACCACCGACGAAGTATGCGTCGACGACTCCTCCGTTGAGGCTAAGCGCATGTCCGGTGAAGGCGGCGCGCCTGGCGACGATGATGTCACCGGTGGCTTGAACAAGTCTCGCGAGGGCCACGGCGAATCCGCCGCGGTTGGCGCTAAGGGACGTCACTCCAACCCGATCACCGTTGAACCTGACAACGGCGGCGAGTACACCCTTGACCACGGCATGGTGGCCATTGCCTCCATCACCTCGTGCACCAACACCTCCAACCCATCCGTCATGGTGGGTGCAGGTTTGATTGCACGTAAGGCCGCTGAAAAGGGCCTGCGCTCCAAGCCATGGGTCAAGACCATTTGTGCACCTGGTTCCCAGGTTGTCGATGGCTACTTCCAGCGTGCAGACCTCTGGAAGGACCTCGAGGCTATGGGCTTCTACCTGTCCGGCTTCGGCTGCACCACCTGCATTGGTAACTCCGGCCCGCTGCCAGAGGAAGTTTCTGCAGCTATCAACGAGAACGACTTGGCAGCTACCGCAGTTCTGTCCGGTAACCGGAACTTCGAGGGTCGTATCTCCCCGGACGTCAAGATGAACTACTTGGCATCCCCAATCATGGTTATCGCCTACGCTATCGCCGGCACCATGGACTTCGACTTCGACAACCAGCCGCTGGGTCAGGACGAAGACGGCAACGATGTCTTCCTGAAGGACATCTGGCCAACCCCGCAGGAGATCGAGGACACCATCCAGTCCGCCATCTCCCGCGAGATGTACGAGGCCGACTACGCCGACGTCTTCAAGGGCGACGACGCATGGCGCAACCTGGATGTTCCAGAGGGCGAGACCTTCGAGTGGGATGAGGACTCCACCTACATCCGCAAGGCTCCGTACTTCGAGGGCATGCCGACCGAGCCGGACCCAGTTGAGGACATCAAGGGCGCTCGCGTTCTTGCGAAGCTGGGCGATTCCGTCACCACCGACCACATCTCCCCTGCTTCTGCCATCAAGCCGGGCACCCCGGCCGCGCAGTACCTGGATGAGAACGGCGTGTCCCGCTCTGACTACAACTCCTTGGGTTCCCGCCGCGGTAACCACGAGGTCATGATGCGCGGTACCTTCGCCAACATCCGCCTGGCTAACCAGCTGGTGGATGAGACCGGTGGTTACACCCGCGACTTCACCCAAGAGGGAGCACCGCAGGCATACATCTACGATGCATGCGAGAACTACAAGGAAGCCGGCATCCCACTGGTCGTTATCGCTGGTAAGGAATACGGCACCGGTTCTTCCCGTGACTGGGCTGCAAAGGGCACCAACCTCCTGGGTGTTAAGGCAGTCATCACCGAGTCCTTCGAGCGCATCCACCGCTCGAACCTCATCGGTATGGGCGTTATCCCGCTGCAGTTCCCTGAGGGCGAGTCCCACGAGTCCCTGGGTCTGGACGGCACGGAGACCTTCGACATCGAAGGCATCACCGGATTCAACGACGGCTCCATCCCGAAGACTGTTCACGTCACCGCTACCAAGCAGGACTCCGACGACGCCGTCGAGTTCGACGCTAACGTACGTATCGACACCCCGGGTGAGGCAGAGTACTTCCGCCACGGCGGCATCCTGCAGTACGTGCTGCGCCAGATGGTGAAGAACTAAGCCATTTGATGCGACGACAAAGTACTAAGTCCCTTGGGCTTAGTACTCGTCGCTGAGCTTGAAGACGCGGGGTCGCACCGCTCTCTCCCGTAGAGGGCTCTGCGGCCCCGCGTTTCTTCGTTGTCGTTCTATGTTCGTTTTAGAACATACTTAACTTGAA
The window above is part of the Corynebacterium accolens genome. Proteins encoded here:
- the can gene encoding aconitate hydratase, coding for MTESLNSFDAKKTLDVNGKSYDYFDINTVPGMEKLPYSLKVLAENLLRNEDGKNVNEDHIKALANWDPKSEPDTEIQFTPARVLMQDFTGVPCVVDLATMREAVSALGGTPDQVNPLNPAEMVIDHSVIVEAFGSTDALEKNVEIEYQRNEERYQFLRWGAENFSNFRVVPPGTGIVHQVNIEYLSRVVFDNEGLAYPDTCIGTDSHTTMENGLGILGWGVGGIEAEAAMLGQPVSMLIPKVVGFKLTGEIPTGVTATDVVLTITEMLREHGVVQKFVEFYGNGVKSVPLANRATIGNMSPEFGSTAAIFPIDEETTKYLELTGRPQEQIDRVEQYAKAQGMWLAEDTPEPEYSEYIELDLSTVEPSIAGPKRPQDRILLSEAKEQFRKDLSNYTTDEVCVDDSSVEAKRMSGEGGAPGDDDVTGGLNKSREGHGESAAVGAKGRHSNPITVEPDNGGEYTLDHGMVAIASITSCTNTSNPSVMVGAGLIARKAAEKGLRSKPWVKTICAPGSQVVDGYFQRADLWKDLEAMGFYLSGFGCTTCIGNSGPLPEEVSAAINENDLAATAVLSGNRNFEGRISPDVKMNYLASPIMVIAYAIAGTMDFDFDNQPLGQDEDGNDVFLKDIWPTPQEIEDTIQSAISREMYEADYADVFKGDDAWRNLDVPEGETFEWDEDSTYIRKAPYFEGMPTEPDPVEDIKGARVLAKLGDSVTTDHISPASAIKPGTPAAQYLDENGVSRSDYNSLGSRRGNHEVMMRGTFANIRLANQLVDETGGYTRDFTQEGAPQAYIYDACENYKEAGIPLVVIAGKEYGTGSSRDWAAKGTNLLGVKAVITESFERIHRSNLIGMGVIPLQFPEGESHESLGLDGTETFDIEGITGFNDGSIPKTVHVTATKQDSDDAVEFDANVRIDTPGEAEYFRHGGILQYVLRQMVKN